Proteins encoded within one genomic window of Geotalea daltonii FRC-32:
- a CDS encoding GNAT family N-acetyltransferase, translating into MNIEYKYTQDFEQSQLQDLFLSVQWSSGQYPDKLQIAMKNSDCVISAWHGDTLVGLINALSDGVMTAYFHYLLVRPEYQSQGVGKQLASLALSKYNDYARKVLIAYDKEVGFYQGLGFEIGTGKTPMFVTYLTT; encoded by the coding sequence ATGAACATTGAGTACAAATACACACAAGATTTTGAACAGAGCCAATTACAAGACCTTTTTCTTTCTGTCCAATGGTCATCTGGACAGTACCCAGACAAGTTGCAAATCGCCATGAAGAACTCGGACTGCGTTATTTCAGCTTGGCATGGAGACACCTTGGTCGGACTCATAAATGCACTTTCAGATGGTGTGATGACAGCCTACTTTCACTATCTCCTTGTGCGTCCAGAGTATCAATCCCAAGGCGTCGGAAAACAGCTCGCCTCCCTCGCTCTGAGCAAGTATAACGACTACGCTCGGAAAGTACTCATTGCATATGATAAAGAAGTTGGATTCTACCAAGGATTAGGATTCGAGATCGGCACAGGAAAAACTCCTATGTTTGTCACGTACTTGACAACATAA
- a CDS encoding PilZ domain-containing protein, with protein MESLKVLVVSREGEAMDAYGLALEQIGVNYDVASSFRHLSSMVRKEAYNGMIVDMLTLVRAGKDEKRIAYELMNFFPATHVKWDTRHKSISLSLLGQMSETESVAALRTFIEEKCRPFRSRRLRMYPRKELILNILLSPDPSFPEGLTEKTFTVNVSKGGCFLHTVGPLENGQTVWLKIHEFSDQTPIKAVICWKLAWGEQLTIPGIGVKVEETTPMQMTELSKLLQSKCPGAREG; from the coding sequence ATGGAGTCACTCAAAGTCCTGGTCGTCTCAAGGGAGGGGGAAGCCATGGACGCTTATGGGCTGGCACTGGAACAGATCGGCGTGAATTATGACGTTGCTTCCTCGTTTCGCCACCTTTCATCCATGGTACGTAAAGAAGCATACAATGGCATGATTGTTGACATGCTGACCCTGGTTCGCGCCGGGAAAGACGAAAAGAGGATTGCCTATGAACTGATGAATTTTTTTCCCGCCACGCACGTCAAATGGGACACGCGGCATAAGTCGATCAGCCTTTCCCTGCTTGGGCAGATGTCCGAGACCGAATCAGTCGCAGCGCTCAGGACATTCATTGAAGAAAAATGCAGGCCATTCAGGTCGAGAAGATTGCGGATGTATCCCCGCAAAGAGCTGATTTTGAATATACTCTTGTCGCCGGACCCATCTTTCCCTGAAGGCCTGACGGAAAAAACATTTACCGTCAACGTCTCAAAAGGGGGCTGCTTCCTGCATACGGTAGGGCCCTTGGAAAACGGCCAAACGGTTTGGCTGAAAATTCACGAGTTTTCAGATCAGACTCCCATCAAGGCTGTCATATGCTGGAAGTTGGCTTGGGGAGAACAGCTGACTATTCCAGGTATAGGAGTCAAGGTTGAAGAGACAACCCCAATGCAAATGACGGAACTGTCAAAACTCCTGCAGAGTAAATGCCCCGGCGCCAGGGAAGGTTGA
- a CDS encoding IclR family transcriptional regulator, whose product MAKNVKKKNYTIRSVSNAFDLLEQFHGDVSEMGLTDLSQNLQLTKNNVFRLLATLQSRHYVEHDSHTEKYRLGFKTVELGQTVIRQRGRLNNSREIIEELVKECNETVCVSVMKDFCSVNLDVVECDHPLRVIPRIGVRLPAYCTAAGKSQIAYFADDILKKYLSENQLQPHTENTIIIPEQLKRHLREVASQGYAIENEELDIGVVSVAAPIRDYMSRIIGAVTLLGPSQRLSTKLMESTFIPLVMKGAGEISAKLGYCGGQAEEIHPVLLGRAQG is encoded by the coding sequence ATGGCCAAGAATGTGAAAAAAAAGAATTATACCATTCGCTCAGTGTCCAACGCCTTCGATCTCCTCGAACAGTTCCACGGCGATGTGTCCGAGATGGGCCTCACCGATCTCAGCCAAAATCTGCAGCTGACAAAGAACAATGTCTTCCGATTGCTGGCAACCCTGCAGTCGCGCCATTACGTGGAACATGATTCCCACACGGAAAAATACCGCCTGGGTTTCAAGACGGTAGAGTTGGGACAGACGGTGATCCGCCAGCGGGGACGACTTAACAACTCCAGGGAAATCATCGAGGAACTGGTCAAGGAATGTAATGAGACCGTCTGCGTCTCGGTAATGAAAGACTTCTGCAGCGTCAACCTGGACGTGGTGGAGTGCGATCATCCACTGCGGGTCATCCCCCGCATCGGTGTGCGGCTTCCTGCCTATTGCACTGCGGCAGGCAAATCCCAGATCGCCTATTTTGCCGACGACATCCTCAAGAAGTATCTCAGCGAAAATCAGCTACAGCCCCATACCGAAAACACCATCATCATTCCCGAGCAATTGAAGAGGCACCTGCGGGAAGTGGCCAGTCAGGGCTATGCCATCGAGAATGAGGAGCTGGACATCGGCGTGGTCAGTGTCGCAGCCCCCATCCGCGATTACATGTCCAGGATCATCGGCGCGGTCACCCTGCTTGGCCCGTCCCAAAGGCTTTCCACAAAGCTCATGGAAAGCACCTTCATTCCGCTGGTCATGAAAGGCGCCGGGGAAATCTCCGCCAAGCTGGGCTACTGCGGCGGCCAGGCCGAGGAAATCCATCCGGTACTTCTGGGAAGGGCGCAGGGCTGA
- a CDS encoding aldehyde ferredoxin oxidoreductase C-terminal domain-containing protein: MHYEATKLNHGYAGRILTIDLPSRAIEAPMLDEHVRDYFLGGRGLGLYLLHQSVTSTTRATDPENPLILANGPLGGIPQFPGTAKAMAVSLSPITGVPGVSNFGGYFGAFLKYAGFDALKVTGKAGRDVMIIIDGLKHQVAVEEIAHLDEAFDLERMIDERYTGLGIDRRHIAFMSTGIGADHTTFGCINSHYFDMTKPTPNGRGIYRTKQAGRTGIGSVMSGKGIRAIVVLAAYPQGENPYGAADWERAKDAGKRLHQVVKEVDPTSLRMSRKGSAGLITFMSKDEYQSLPVNNFQAGSDPRAPQICGSHYEEHLFEHRGMDGCFPGCNLQCNKGGWVTLVSGAHKGSRVWVDGPEYETAAGFGSNLGIWNPEFILEANWHCDNYGIDTISTATILAFVMECFQRGFLTSAAADGLELAWGNEGAALEFIHRLARGQGELYKQAGGGMLPLVDWVAAGCKAKTGRDVRGELDLFAMQTKGLPFSFYRTHRSLSMQGSYAAASDIGAHHAAAWLIKADLLGAFPTFEEKAWALISYPRVRLGNDNLGLCKLPWVDVFNPESARRTDTDIHINPASQEIYADFFNSMLGTDMSWEEIFAQTDRDINLQRVMNVVRFGDKTRAYDWIPDRAIGPTDDALYEGEGDYNDGEVAGILGVSSEEVAAMATSRKRIVLMDYRKQELQRLIDVYYAERGWNRAGIPFIDTLQELGLWSYLTAETQAKIAGLQEIVEIVAPA; encoded by the coding sequence ATGCATTACGAAGCAACTAAGCTCAACCACGGCTATGCCGGCCGCATTCTTACCATCGATCTCCCGTCCCGTGCCATTGAGGCGCCGATGCTTGATGAGCACGTCAGGGATTACTTTCTTGGCGGCCGGGGCCTCGGTTTGTACCTGTTACACCAGAGTGTGACTTCAACCACCAGGGCCACTGATCCGGAAAACCCGTTGATTCTCGCCAACGGTCCTCTTGGGGGTATTCCCCAGTTTCCGGGCACGGCCAAGGCCATGGCGGTCTCCCTTTCCCCAATCACCGGCGTGCCCGGCGTTTCCAACTTTGGCGGCTATTTTGGCGCCTTCCTCAAATATGCGGGCTTCGATGCCCTCAAGGTTACCGGCAAGGCGGGGCGCGACGTGATGATCATCATCGATGGCCTGAAACATCAGGTGGCTGTTGAAGAAATCGCCCATCTGGATGAGGCCTTCGATCTGGAGCGGATGATCGATGAACGCTATACCGGCCTGGGGATTGACCGCCGCCACATTGCCTTCATGTCTACCGGTATCGGCGCCGACCATACCACCTTCGGCTGCATCAACAGCCATTATTTCGATATGACCAAGCCGACGCCGAACGGGCGAGGCATATACCGCACCAAACAGGCGGGGCGTACCGGCATCGGCTCGGTGATGAGCGGCAAGGGCATCAGGGCCATAGTCGTGCTGGCTGCTTACCCCCAGGGTGAAAACCCCTATGGGGCGGCAGACTGGGAGCGGGCAAAGGATGCGGGTAAACGGCTGCACCAGGTGGTCAAGGAGGTGGATCCCACTTCCCTGCGCATGTCGCGCAAGGGGAGCGCCGGACTGATCACCTTCATGAGCAAGGATGAGTATCAATCGCTCCCGGTCAACAATTTTCAGGCAGGTTCCGACCCGCGAGCGCCGCAGATCTGCGGCTCCCATTACGAGGAGCATCTTTTCGAGCATCGTGGCATGGATGGCTGTTTTCCCGGATGCAACCTGCAGTGCAACAAGGGGGGATGGGTGACGTTGGTTTCCGGAGCCCACAAGGGGAGTCGGGTCTGGGTTGACGGCCCGGAGTATGAGACGGCCGCCGGCTTCGGCTCCAACCTGGGCATCTGGAATCCCGAGTTCATCCTGGAAGCCAACTGGCACTGCGATAATTACGGCATCGACACCATCAGCACCGCCACCATCCTGGCCTTTGTCATGGAGTGCTTCCAGCGCGGGTTCCTGACCAGCGCCGCAGCCGATGGCCTTGAGCTTGCCTGGGGCAATGAGGGGGCAGCGCTGGAGTTTATCCACCGCCTGGCCCGCGGGCAGGGTGAGCTGTACAAGCAGGCAGGAGGGGGGATGCTTCCCCTGGTGGATTGGGTCGCCGCCGGTTGCAAGGCGAAAACCGGCAGGGATGTCAGGGGTGAACTGGACCTCTTCGCCATGCAGACCAAGGGCCTCCCCTTTTCCTTTTACCGCACCCATCGTTCCCTCTCCATGCAGGGATCCTACGCTGCCGCCAGCGACATCGGCGCCCACCACGCCGCTGCCTGGCTGATCAAGGCCGACCTGCTCGGCGCTTTTCCCACTTTCGAAGAAAAGGCCTGGGCTTTGATTTCCTATCCGCGGGTCAGGCTGGGGAACGACAACCTGGGACTGTGCAAGCTCCCATGGGTGGATGTCTTCAATCCCGAGTCGGCCAGGCGCACCGATACCGACATCCATATCAATCCTGCATCCCAGGAAATCTATGCCGACTTCTTCAACAGCATGCTGGGCACCGACATGAGCTGGGAGGAAATTTTCGCCCAAACCGACCGGGACATCAACCTGCAGCGGGTGATGAACGTGGTGCGCTTCGGCGACAAGACCAGAGCGTACGACTGGATTCCCGACCGGGCCATCGGGCCTACCGATGATGCCCTTTATGAAGGGGAAGGGGATTACAATGACGGCGAAGTGGCCGGTATACTCGGCGTATCCAGTGAGGAAGTGGCCGCCATGGCCACGTCCCGCAAGCGTATAGTCCTCATGGATTACCGCAAGCAGGAGCTGCAGCGGCTGATTGATGTTTATTACGCGGAGCGTGGCTGGAACCGTGCCGGCATCCCCTTCATCGACACTCTGCAGGAACTGGGGCTCTGGAGCTACCTGACGGCCGAGACCCAGGCAAAAATAGCCGGACTGCAGGAGATTGTCGAGATTGTCGCGCCGGCTTGA
- a CDS encoding PAS domain S-box protein — MNAKISPGTLTLPAPSPLRSILVLLLVLFFVEMLLMFSFSHLLPSRSIIITNITDAALLTLFCSPFIYWLIFQPFKKMALMQEALAENVLGQVVDGVVLFDEEKTIRSFNPAAEKIFGYLAQEVLGCNLQLLFESACGSGGSEGIGAAISKDTSINREYTGKRRDGSHCHLDISISKVRVGDSWMHMGIVRDLSEQKRAEAEYQAILRTAMDGFWITDEKGGFLDVNDTYCQMTGYSRQELLAMQIGDVEAVLTAEEIKARMESIRNPGRIRFETRHRRKDGSSFDVEVSANYLPAGGGRFFAFLRDITCRNEMLGTLAKSEEKYRTLADNVTVGVTLISPKMEIISANRQSRQWYPELDEKYSPICYKTFNNPPRDSICPDCPTVKTLADGGIHEAVVTNPWKGVARHFRIVSSPIKDNAGNITGVIESVEEVTALKRSEDEYSEALSRLTATLEATADGILAVDLNGRIVSYNQKLVQMLKIPGHILETDDFYLLIANIYSQLKGHDKLVRAEFEGDADRDFHDLLEFKDGRVFERFCRPQRIGDTIVGRVSSFRDITGERKMEAQLRHAQKMEAIGTLTGKVAHDFNNMLTAIIGYCHLSQMQIHSNDPLMQNIRQIITAAERAAGLTQSLLEYSRKTPSNPQAMELNQVVRQVNGFLSRLIGEDIELVTSPADEPLVIIADAGQIEQVLMNLATNARDAMSGKGRLIIGTATTRIGEDFLQSHGFGNPGTYALVSVSDTGSGMDEDTCDKIFEPFFTTKPVGNGTGLGLSIVYGIVKQHNGYVTVESKKGCGTTFRVYLPLTGQAPHEKVEKPTLPAKMGGETVLVAEDNSEVKALLEDVLQGYGYSVVTALDGHDCVESFRKKRDDIDLIIMDVMMPRKNGKEAYAEIEKLKPGMKVIFISGYTGDILHSADLAEENLNFLAKPLSPNRLLTKVREVLDRD, encoded by the coding sequence ATGAATGCCAAAATATCTCCGGGAACTTTGACCCTTCCCGCCCCATCGCCGCTCAGATCCATTCTCGTCCTGCTGCTGGTTCTCTTTTTCGTAGAGATGCTGCTGATGTTTTCTTTCTCCCATCTGTTGCCGTCAAGAAGCATCATAATTACCAATATTACCGACGCGGCCCTGTTAACCCTCTTTTGCTCACCTTTTATCTATTGGCTTATCTTCCAGCCCTTTAAAAAAATGGCTCTCATGCAGGAAGCGCTGGCAGAAAATGTGTTGGGCCAGGTGGTTGACGGCGTGGTGCTTTTCGATGAAGAGAAGACTATCCGTTCATTCAATCCCGCTGCGGAAAAGATATTCGGTTACTTGGCGCAGGAAGTCCTTGGTTGCAACCTGCAACTGCTGTTCGAATCGGCATGTGGATCAGGTGGGAGCGAGGGCATAGGTGCCGCCATCTCTAAAGATACTTCCATTAACCGGGAATATACAGGCAAGCGCCGGGACGGCTCCCACTGCCACCTGGATATTTCCATCAGCAAGGTACGGGTGGGAGATTCCTGGATGCACATGGGGATTGTCCGTGACCTCTCCGAGCAGAAAAGGGCTGAAGCGGAATACCAGGCAATTTTGCGTACGGCCATGGATGGGTTCTGGATCACCGATGAAAAAGGCGGATTTCTCGACGTGAACGATACCTACTGCCAGATGACCGGCTACAGCCGGCAAGAGCTGCTGGCCATGCAGATAGGTGACGTGGAAGCCGTCCTGACGGCCGAAGAGATAAAGGCACGCATGGAAAGTATCAGGAACCCGGGAAGGATTCGCTTTGAGACCAGGCATCGGCGCAAGGACGGCAGCTCATTCGATGTGGAGGTCAGCGCCAATTACTTGCCGGCCGGGGGAGGGCGTTTTTTCGCCTTTCTGCGAGACATCACCTGTCGCAATGAGATGCTGGGAACTCTGGCCAAATCCGAGGAGAAATACCGGACCCTTGCCGACAATGTTACTGTCGGCGTCACCCTGATCAGTCCAAAAATGGAGATTATTTCGGCAAACAGGCAGAGCCGCCAGTGGTATCCGGAGCTGGATGAGAAATATTCTCCAATTTGCTACAAAACGTTCAACAATCCGCCGCGCGACAGCATCTGCCCGGACTGTCCCACCGTAAAAACCCTGGCCGATGGAGGAATCCACGAGGCAGTGGTGACAAATCCCTGGAAGGGTGTGGCGCGCCACTTTCGCATTGTCTCTTCACCCATTAAGGACAATGCCGGCAATATCACCGGGGTGATCGAATCGGTGGAAGAGGTGACTGCCTTAAAGCGGAGCGAAGATGAATACAGCGAGGCACTTTCCAGGCTCACCGCCACCCTGGAGGCAACAGCCGACGGCATCCTGGCTGTCGACCTGAATGGCCGGATCGTCAGCTATAATCAGAAATTAGTCCAGATGCTGAAAATACCAGGCCATATCCTGGAAACCGATGATTTCTACCTGCTGATTGCCAACATTTACTCTCAGTTGAAGGGCCACGACAAACTGGTCCGGGCAGAGTTCGAGGGTGATGCGGACAGGGATTTTCACGACCTGCTTGAGTTCAAGGACGGGAGGGTCTTCGAAAGGTTCTGCCGTCCCCAGCGTATCGGCGATACCATTGTCGGCAGGGTATCCAGTTTTCGCGATATTACCGGCGAAAGAAAAATGGAGGCGCAGCTCCGCCATGCCCAGAAAATGGAGGCAATCGGCACCCTGACCGGCAAGGTAGCCCATGATTTCAATAACATGCTGACGGCAATAATCGGCTACTGTCACCTTTCCCAGATGCAGATTCACAGCAACGATCCATTGATGCAAAACATCCGGCAGATAATAACGGCGGCGGAAAGGGCTGCGGGGCTGACCCAAAGCCTGCTGGAGTACAGTCGGAAAACACCGAGCAATCCCCAGGCCATGGAACTGAATCAGGTGGTGAGACAGGTGAATGGATTCCTCTCTCGCCTCATCGGGGAAGATATCGAACTTGTCACCTCCCCTGCCGACGAGCCGCTGGTCATCATCGCCGATGCAGGACAGATCGAACAGGTATTGATGAATCTGGCCACCAATGCCAGGGATGCCATGTCGGGCAAAGGAAGGCTGATAATCGGCACGGCAACCACAAGAATCGGCGAGGATTTCCTCCAGAGTCACGGCTTTGGCAATCCGGGTACCTATGCCCTGGTGTCGGTGTCCGATACCGGTTCGGGCATGGATGAAGATACATGCGACAAGATATTCGAGCCATTCTTTACCACCAAGCCTGTGGGGAACGGCACCGGCCTGGGTTTGTCCATCGTTTACGGCATCGTCAAGCAGCATAACGGTTATGTAACCGTTGAAAGCAAAAAAGGCTGCGGCACAACCTTCCGGGTTTATCTGCCCCTTACCGGCCAGGCTCCCCATGAAAAAGTGGAGAAACCGACTCTTCCGGCGAAAATGGGGGGGGAAACGGTTCTTGTCGCCGAGGATAACTCGGAAGTAAAGGCTTTGCTGGAGGATGTGCTGCAGGGTTATGGCTACAGTGTCGTCACGGCTCTGGATGGCCATGACTGCGTTGAATCCTTCAGAAAAAAACGGGACGACATCGACCTGATAATCATGGACGTGATGATGCCGAGGAAGAACGGCAAAGAGGCCTATGCCGAGATCGAAAAACTCAAGCCGGGCATGAAGGTGATTTTCATCAGCGGCTACACCGGGGATATTCTGCACAGTGCCGACCTTGCTGAAGAAAACCTCAACTTTCTTGCCAAACCATTGTCACCCAACCGGTTGTTGACCAAGGTGCGGGAGGTATTGGACAGGGACTAG
- a CDS encoding sigma-54-dependent Fis family transcriptional regulator has product MAPKKLLTMQKTWHRYVETHELDVQLLRPEVASSWQRCRHLNVNPFQEADGHVNQLELRERIYHKQHLLKVARPFMDNLYNFVKGSGFQVVLTDELGYLLEVLGDNEIVNRTRQVLLCPGGNWSESQQGTNAIGTAIVEKKPVQIYAWEHYCKSNHFLTCSAAPIFNPEGEAIGILDISGDYRVANAHTLGMVVAAVNAIENQLRLQKATDKLYMAYRYSNTLLENMSDGLISINNNGIITEMNAKAGEILGCNPTLAKGRHVEQIYNARNTLLQVLSEGTEYEDREIIIEKLGRKIYSSATLLRDDTGGTIGAVAVFREMNNRQPVRRPTILQSHCYTFDNIIGASPAITAVKEWAKLAAASLSTVLIRGESGTGKELFAQAIHHASPRGDRQFIALNCAALPESLIESELFGYEEGTFTGARKGGQAGKFEVADGGTLFLDEIGDMSANVQAKLLRVIQEKKVSRIGSANERPVDIRVIAATHKDLAEEVRGGRFRQDLYYRLNVLEINIPPLRERREDLPVITAHLIEKMAAKLGRDVPAVGNSFMEKVVSHGWPGNIRELENAIERAVIRAGIGGVLTAELLEMQAAQAVKPVIAAPVVKEIRSLREVECDMIVDALAFYQGNIQKAAAKLGIGRNTLYRKMREFGISF; this is encoded by the coding sequence ATGGCACCAAAAAAACTGTTGACAATGCAGAAAACCTGGCATCGCTACGTTGAGACTCACGAGCTCGACGTTCAACTGTTGCGCCCGGAGGTGGCCAGTTCATGGCAGCGTTGCCGCCATCTCAACGTCAATCCTTTCCAGGAAGCTGATGGCCACGTCAATCAACTGGAACTGAGGGAGCGGATCTACCACAAACAGCATCTCCTCAAGGTCGCCCGCCCGTTCATGGACAACCTCTACAATTTCGTCAAGGGGTCCGGTTTCCAGGTCGTGCTCACCGACGAGCTCGGATACCTGCTGGAGGTACTGGGGGACAATGAAATAGTCAACCGCACCCGCCAGGTCCTGCTCTGCCCGGGGGGCAACTGGAGTGAGTCCCAGCAGGGGACCAACGCCATCGGCACCGCCATCGTCGAGAAGAAGCCGGTGCAGATCTATGCCTGGGAACATTACTGCAAATCCAACCATTTCCTAACCTGCTCCGCCGCCCCCATCTTCAATCCCGAAGGAGAGGCGATCGGCATCCTCGACATCAGCGGCGATTATCGCGTCGCCAATGCCCATACCCTGGGCATGGTTGTGGCCGCGGTCAACGCCATCGAAAACCAGCTCCGCCTGCAGAAGGCCACCGACAAGCTCTACATGGCCTACCGCTATTCCAATACCCTGCTGGAAAACATGTCCGACGGCCTTATCTCCATCAACAACAACGGCATCATCACGGAAATGAACGCCAAGGCTGGCGAGATTCTCGGCTGCAATCCGACACTGGCCAAAGGCCGCCACGTGGAGCAGATCTATAATGCCCGGAACACCCTTCTGCAGGTGCTCTCCGAGGGAACCGAATACGAGGACCGCGAGATCATCATCGAGAAGCTGGGACGGAAGATTTACAGCTCGGCGACGCTGCTGCGGGATGATACCGGTGGCACCATCGGCGCCGTTGCCGTCTTTCGCGAAATGAACAACAGGCAGCCGGTCAGGCGCCCCACCATCCTCCAGTCCCACTGCTACACCTTCGACAACATCATCGGCGCCAGCCCGGCCATTACTGCTGTCAAGGAGTGGGCAAAACTTGCCGCCGCCAGCCTCTCCACCGTCCTCATCAGGGGAGAAAGCGGTACGGGCAAGGAATTATTTGCCCAGGCCATACACCATGCCAGCCCAAGGGGTGACCGTCAGTTCATCGCACTTAATTGCGCCGCCCTGCCGGAAAGTCTCATCGAGAGCGAGCTGTTCGGCTACGAGGAAGGCACCTTCACCGGTGCCCGCAAGGGAGGCCAGGCCGGTAAATTCGAGGTCGCCGATGGCGGCACGCTGTTCCTCGATGAGATCGGTGACATGTCCGCCAATGTGCAGGCCAAGCTTTTACGGGTAATTCAGGAAAAGAAGGTCTCCCGCATCGGTTCCGCCAACGAGCGGCCGGTGGACATTAGGGTAATCGCCGCCACCCACAAGGATTTGGCGGAGGAGGTCCGTGGCGGCAGATTCCGGCAGGACCTCTACTACCGGCTCAACGTACTGGAAATCAATATTCCGCCTTTGCGTGAGCGGAGAGAAGACCTGCCCGTGATTACCGCACACCTGATAGAGAAAATGGCGGCAAAACTTGGCCGGGACGTGCCGGCGGTCGGCAACAGCTTCATGGAAAAGGTGGTGTCCCATGGCTGGCCCGGCAACATCAGGGAGCTGGAAAATGCCATTGAGCGGGCTGTCATTAGAGCGGGAATTGGCGGCGTTCTGACAGCAGAGCTGCTTGAGATGCAGGCAGCCCAGGCCGTGAAGCCGGTAATTGCCGCACCGGTGGTGAAGGAAATCAGGTCGTTACGCGAAGTGGAATGCGATATGATTGTCGATGCACTGGCCTTCTACCAGGGCAATATCCAGAAAGCCGCGGCCAAGCTTGGTATCGGCCGCAATACTCTTTATCGGAAAATGAGAGAATTCGGCATTTCTTTCTGA
- a CDS encoding transposase, with protein sequence MKSTGTECLAWALIPNHFHLLLRAGNSGLPNFMRRLLTGYAITFNKRHNRVGHLFQNRYKSIVCEEDPYLLELVRYIHLNQLRARIVKSLAELDRYPWSGHAVIIGNQQLEGEQTEEILAYFGKRKKTAMSKYRQFVADGIGQGRRSDLIGGGLRRSRGNTIAREQVESFDERVLGSSEFVEYLRKEKNMHERLSSGLSLERVAESFGLTADSLRRSGRMPQVVEARGMVCYFAVRELGKSGTEVGSVLNMKRSGVCLAARRGEKIVEEKPEIRERVLGC encoded by the coding sequence TTGAAATCTACCGGAACCGAATGTCTTGCATGGGCGCTTATCCCCAACCATTTCCATCTTCTGCTCCGTGCCGGCAATAGCGGCCTGCCAAATTTTATGAGACGGCTATTGACCGGCTATGCGATCACCTTCAATAAACGACATAACCGTGTCGGACATCTTTTTCAGAACCGCTACAAATCGATAGTTTGTGAAGAAGACCCATACCTTCTCGAACTGGTTCGTTACATACATCTGAACCAGCTGCGGGCGCGGATCGTAAAGAGTCTGGCCGAGCTAGACCGATATCCGTGGAGCGGTCACGCCGTAATCATTGGAAATCAGCAGTTGGAAGGAGAGCAAACGGAAGAGATTCTTGCTTATTTCGGCAAGCGCAAGAAAACGGCAATGAGCAAATATCGACAATTCGTTGCAGACGGCATAGGGCAGGGACGGCGTTCAGACCTGATTGGCGGCGGGTTGCGGCGCAGTCGGGGAAACACCATTGCGAGAGAACAAGTGGAAAGTTTCGACGAGCGGGTGCTAGGAAGCAGTGAATTTGTCGAATACCTGAGAAAAGAAAAGAACATGCATGAGCGCTTGTCTTCAGGCTTGTCACTGGAACGCGTTGCCGAAAGCTTTGGCCTGACAGCAGATTCGCTGAGGAGAAGTGGTCGCATGCCACAGGTAGTAGAAGCGCGAGGAATGGTCTGCTATTTTGCGGTGCGAGAATTGGGCAAGAGTGGGACAGAGGTAGGTTCAGTTCTTAACATGAAGAGATCTGGAGTGTGTCTGGCGGCAAGGCGTGGTGAGAAGATAGTAGAGGAAAAACCGGAGATAAGGGAAAGGGTATTGGGGTGCTAG